The genomic DNA GAAAATGACGCGCGGATGACGGCCCATTGCCACCCGGCCCTCCAAACCGGCTCGCCAACCACCCGAAGAACTCCTCCCGCGGTGCCTGCCCGTCCTGATCTACCTTCCAGGCATCTTCCGGATTCACCGCCGAAGAGCTCCACTCATCTAACAAACGTGCCAGCGCCATGCGCCGGTCAAACAGCGTGTCGTCCAAATCGAACGCCACCGCCCTGATCGGGAAACCGAATCGCAACCCGGAAATGTTTGCCACCACGAGGCCGAACGGCTAGCAGCTTCGATCCAAAGCTGCACGCACGTTTCCCATCATGATCGACGATCACCTCAAGGAATGGTTCGGCCAAAAGGTCGAAGATTACCAACCGGGCGCCGGCTACGGGCTGTCCATCCCTCGCTTCGGCTACTCCTATGACGATGAGGATGCCTTCTCTCCGGAGATCGTGGCGACATATCTCGCCGACCCGCGTGCTGCCACCATCAAGGCGCTCGTCTTCGGCATGCCGGGAGAATCCGGCGAGTCCTTCCAAGCCATCATCCGCATCCTGGTGGATCATGCGGGCAAGCTGCCCGCGCTGCGCGGGATTTTCCTCGGTGACATCGAGCAGGAGGAAAACGAAATGTCATGGATCGAGCAGGGTGACATCGGCCTGATCCTTGCCGCCTTCCCGAATCTGGAAGAGCTGCGCGTGCGTGGCCAGTCATCGCTGGAACTCAGCCCGTGCAAGAATGAAGGATTGAAGCGCTTGACCATCGAAACCGGTGGCATGCCCACCGCGGTGCTGCACAATCTCGCCCGCTGTTCCTTCCCGAACCTCGAACACCTGGAGCTGTGGCTCGGCGACGATGGCTACGGCTGGGAAGGTGACCTGGATGACGTGCTGCCGGCGATCGAGCCCGCACTCTTCCCCAAGCTCAAGTCGCTCGGCATCCGCAACAGCTTGATCGCCGATGAACTCGCGGAGGCGATGACGAATGCCCCGGTCTTGGGGCAATTGGAAGCACTCGATCTTTCGCTCGGCACGATGACCGACAAGGGGGCCGAGGCGCTGATCGCGTCCGGGAAGGTTCGCAATCTCAAGTCGCTCAACCTTCACCGGAACTATCTGACCGATGCGACCATCGCACGGCTCCAGGGGCTGGGTCCGAAGGTCGATGTCGGTGCCCAGGAAAAGCCGGACGATTGGGACGGCGAACCCCATTACTACGTGGCAGTGGGGGAATGACCCGCTTCGCGCTGCTGGGACAGCCGGGCACCCGCCGCACGGCGGGCTTTCTCGCCGCCTGCGCGAGCCGTGGATTGCCAGAGCCGCGGGTGATCCCGTGGGAGGAAGCGCTGGCACCGGATTTCGATCCGGCTGCCCGTTTGTCGGGCGTGGATGCCTTGCGCATCGAGACGCCCGCCGATTGCCCGGCGGCCGAGCGCGTCCTGCTCACCCGCGGTCACGACACCCGCCAGGCGGAGAGCCACCATCCCACGCTCGCCCCGGAAGATTGCGCCGCCCTGCCCGATGACGACGGGCAACTCCGCCACCAGCGCCAGTGGTATCTTGGCTTTCGTGCCGTGCTGGACGACATCGACGCCTGGTGTCGCCGGACCGGCGTGCGGCCAATGAACGCGCCGGGTGAAATCGCGGTGCTTTTCGACAAACTGGCCACCCGCGAGGTGCTGGAGGCGGCTGACGTCTCGATGCCGCCCTCGGGCGGGCTTTGTCACGGCTTCGACCACCTCGTCGCCATCATGGACCGGGGCCACGACCGGGTGTTCTTGAAACCCTGCCATGGTTCATCGGCATCCGGGGTGATGGCCATCGCCCGGAACAAGCGTGGCGACTGGCGCGCCGTCACCACGGCGCAACCGGACGGAAACGTCATCCGTAACCTGAAACGCCCGCGCGAGATCCGCCAGCTGGACGAGCTGCGAAGTACGGTGGATGCCGTAGGCCGCCAACGCGCGCTGGTCGAACGCTGGTTTCCAAAAGCCACGCTCGGCGGTCGCGCCTTCGACCTGCGCGTGGTGGTGGTCGCGGGGATGGCCGCACACGTGGTGGTGCGCACGAGCCGCGGTCCGATCACGAATCTCCATCTCGACAACCGCCGCGGCGACCTCAAGGCCACTTGGCAGGCGGTTGGCGAGCCGGCCTGGCGACGGGGACTTCAGCTCGCCGAATCCGCGGCACTTTGCTTCCCCGGATGTCACTATGTGGGAGTCGACGTGATGATCGGGGTCCGTGGCCAGGGCGAGGTGATCGCCGAGATCAATGCCTTCGGCGACCTCCTCCATCATGAGCGCTGGCGTGGCAAAAACCCGTGGGAGCTCGAGGTGGACCTCTGGCGGTGGTGATCTCACCTTATCCAAGGCAGGCTCCATCTTCCCCCTTGCCACCCCGCCCGGCATTCGCTGGCATGGTGATCTGACCATGGTCTCGTTTTCTGAATCCCAAGGAAGTCCGGCGGCAGCGATCCGGCGCGTGCTGGTGCTCGGTGGCGGCAGTGCCGGCCTCATCGCAGCGCTCACGCTGAAGCGGCTGATGCCGGCGCTGGAAGTCACGCTGGTGCGCAGCTCCGAGATCGGGGTGATCGGCGTGGGTGAAGGAACCACCGCGGTGTTCCCCGCGCATCTCTTCGGCACGCTGGGGATTTCCAAGGACGAGTTCTACCGCGAAGCGCAGCCGACGTGGAAACAGGGGCTCCGTCTGCTGTGGGGACCCCGCGATGAATTTTTCTACGACTTCGAGTTCCAGTACGACCAGCAGTTCCCCGGCACGCGGAAGGCCACGGGCTTCTACACCGCGGGTGAATGCCGCAACCTGTCGCAGGCTTCGGCGCTGATGACCCATGGGAATGCCTTCACCACCGGCCCGCTCAATCGCCCGGTGATCAAGGGCCAGTATGCCTTCCACATCGAGAATCACCGGCTGGTCGCCTGCCTCGAAGGAACCGCCGCGCAGAGCGGCGTGATCCTCGAGGATGACACGCTCGACCGCGTGGAAATGGCAAATGGCGAAGTGGCGGCGCTGCATTTCAAGAACAGCGGCAGTCGCACCGCGGATCTCTACGTCGATGCCTCCGGCTTCGCCGCCGAGCTGATCGGCAAAGCGCTGAACGAGCCCTTCAAGAGCTTCGCTGGCAGCCTCTTCTGCGACCGCGCGATGGTCGCCGGTTGGGAACGGACGGATGAGCCGATCCTTCCCTACACCACCGCCGAGACGATGGACAATGGCTGGTGCTGGCAGATCGAGCACGAGGGCTCCATCAATCGTGGCTATGTCTATGCCAGCGATTTCGTCTCGGATGAAGATGCGAAGGCCGAGTTTCTCGCGAAGAACCCGAAGATCACCACCGAGCCACGGATTGTGAAATTCCGCAGCGGCCGCTACGAGCGGAGCTGGGTGGGTAATGTCGTGGCCATCGGCAATGCCTCCGGGTTCGTCGAGCCGCTGGAAGCCACCGCACTCGCGCAGATCGTTTATGAATCACGCTGGCTGGTGGAATCGCTGCATCTCACCGGCGGCAGCCCGGACGAGGGCATGAAGGCGAGCTACAACCGCATCGTCGGCGTCGCATGGGACGAGATCCGCGACTTCCTCGCCTTCCACTACAAGTTCAATACCCGCCTCTCGACGCCGTTCTGGACCCATTGCCGGAACGAAACGAGCCTCGGCAACTACGAGGATCTCTACCGCCTCTATCGCGAGGTCGGACCGAGCCCGACGCTGCTGGTCCACGCCATCCCGAACCGGCCCAACGTTTACGGCGTGGAAGGCTTCCTCGCCATGCTGGTGGGCATGCAAGTGCCCTATGAACGCGTGCACCTCGCCGCGCCGGAGGAGCGTGAGGCGTTCGATCGCCACCGCCATAAACTTGCCACCGCTGCCAAGGGCGGCCTCTCCGTCCGCGAAGCGCTCGATGCCATCCGCAAGTCCGGTTGGCAGTGGACCTGAACCAACCGATTTTCCTGATGAACCCTCTTCGCCATCTCGTGGTCGCCGGCTCCGGCACCGATGCCCTGCTGGCCGCCGCCACGATCAAGCGCGCCCTGCCGAACCTGCCCGTCATCCTGGTGCGTGATCCGCAGGCCACCGCCACCGATCCCGCCGGTGAAAGTACGGTGCCTTCCGTACTTCAGCACCTGGTCCACGCCGTGGGCCTGCAAGGGCCGGAAGTCCACCTGCAGGGGCGGCCGGTCTGGACGCTCGGCTTCAAGTGCCTGTGGGGTGCGCGCGGTTCCTTCTTCCGCGCCTTTGACGCGCCATTTGCCAACGGCCTGTCTGGATTCCAGACGACTCCCGGATTCCTCGCCGCGGAGAAGGGACTTGATGCCTCATCGCCCGGCGCCGCGCTGATGGCCGCAGGAAAGCTCTTCCCGCGCGATGGCTCGAACGCCTTCAAGCCGCTCGAGCATATCACCGGCCTCACCTTCAAGAGCGAGTCCCTCAATGCGATGCTGCTGCGCGCCTGCCGCGTCGCAGGCGTGGTGATTCGCGATGGCAAGGTTACCGGCTTCACCCGCGATCCGGACACGCTGCAACTCGAAGGTGGTGGCTCGATCGCCGCTGATCTTTTTCTCGATGCAACCGGTCGCGACGCTCAAGTGGCCACCGCCGCCGGCAACACCGCATGGACCGGCTACGACTTGCCCTGCAACCGCGCCGCCACCGTGCTGCGCCGCCGCGGCAGCGAGCCGATCCGGCCCTTCACCACGCTCGAAACGCTCGAAAGCGGCTGGCGCTGGCGCGTGGAGCACGATGATGCCGTCGGTCTCGGCAGTGCCTGGAATTCCGATTTCACCAGTGACGACGAAGCCTGTGCGGAACTCGTCGCCAAGTCCGGTGACTCTTCGCTGGTCCCGCAGGTGCAGACGTGGAATTGCGGCTACCGCACGGCAGGATGGAGCGGCAGTGTCGTGACCATTGGCGACGCGAACGGCTTCCTGGAACCGCTCTCCTCGCTGCGACTGGTCCATCTGGTCCGCCACGTCCAATGGCTGGTCCGCATCCTGGTGGAAAACGACGGCATGCCCGGCGAACGCAGCCGCGAGCTCTACAATCGGGTGGCCACACAGGCGTGGGATGAAACGCGTGACTTCCATGCCACCCACTATCGCTTCAACACGGCGAGCCAGTCCGCCTTCTGGCAAGCGGCGCGCGAGACCAAGCTGCTCGTCCACGCCGAACTCGTGGACCTCTACCAAAGCATCGGCCCCTCGCCGATCCTCGAGTCCTGCATTCCTTCGTGGCCCGGCGTCGTCGGGCTCGAGGCATGGCTGGCGGCATTGTTAGGCTTGGGCGTGCCTTTCCGTCGTCACCCGGAAATCCCGGCGAACGAACAGAAAGTGTGGGACTCGCATTGCGAGCAGCGCCGTCAGATGGCCCGGCAAGCGGTGCATGCCGAGCTCTGCCTCGGCGCAGCGCGGAATGCGGTGAAGCCGTCGCCGCGCGTGCCGCTGCCGTGAGTGAGCCGCGGCACGGGATACGACTCGGCCTCGCCCTCCGCCGCTCTCTCACCTTTTGGGCGGGCCTGCTGGTGATCGTGTTCACCTTCTGGGCATGGCGGGATTCCAGTAGCCGCACCTCGTCCCTACACGGAATTCGCGGCAGTGCCCAGAGCGCTGTCAACGGTTTGCACATCGAATGGGGTGCGAACTGGTATGAACAGTGGGGGATCTACAGGAAGAATCTTCCGGCCAACGAGGCAAACTCGAAGTGGCAACGTGACTTCTTTCCCCTGCCCATTTTTGTCCACCACGAGCCAAATCAAGAGAACGCATTCCTGGACTGGACCGTCCTGAAAAGCGCCATGCAGGCGCGAGTGAATCTCGGCGGCCCTAGTTCGTGGTCGATCTTCCTACCCTATTGGATCATCATGCTCGCGCTCGCCATCACATGGTCCGCCCTTCTCCTCAGACGTGCACGGCGGCAGCGGCGGGCCCTCCGTGCGTCGGCTTGATGACCTTCAGGAGGAGGCTTCGGGCAGCAATCCCTGAGGTTCCAAAAGCGTGCTCTTGCCCGCCCGTCACTCCCCCGCTTTCCTCCCGGCGTGAACCCGCCGCCTTCGCCGCCCCGCTCTTGGGCGGAGATCGATCTTTCTGCCCTGCGCCAGAATCTCCGCACCGCCCGTGAAGTGGCCGGCTGTGATGTGATGGCCGTGGTCAAGGCCGGGGCCTATGGCCATGGACTCGAAGACGTGGCGCGCTCGCTGGCTGCGGAAGACATCGTCTTCTTCGGCGTCGCCAATGTCGGCGAGGCGCGGCGCATCGCCGATGCGGGGGTGACCACGCGGATCTATTTGCTCGGTGCCACGTGGACGCAGGAACGCGCGGAAATCGTCGGCCGCGGCTGGACGCCTTGCCTTTCCTCGCTGGAGGAAGCGCGGGAATTCGATGCCCTGGCCCGTGCGCATGGCAGCCGCTTGAAGGTTCACCTTGCCGTCGATAGCGGCATGGGCCGTGGCGGTTTCGTCGCGGAAGGATTGCCGGAGATTCTGGCCGAGCTCGAGAAGCTGCCGAATTTGGAAATCGAAGGCATCGGCTCGCACCTGCCGTCCGCTGATGAGGATGAGGATTTCACCCGCTCGCAGATCGCGCGCTATGTGGAGATCATCCAATCGCTCGACGGGCCGGAGCGGTTCAAGTGGCGGCACCTTTCCAACAGCGCCGGCCTGCTCGGCTATGATCGCGAGTGCTGCAATCTCGCCCGCCCGGGCCTGATGCTCTACGGCATTTCGCCGCTGCCGGGCCACGAGGGAAAGCTGCGGAACGTGATGAGCCTGAAGTCGCGCGTCACCCTCGTCCGCACCCTGCCGGCCGGCCATGGTGTGTCGTATGGCCGCGCCTTCGTGACCACGCGGCCGACGCGGGTCGCCACGATCGGCATCGGTTACGGCGATGGCTATCCGCGTGCGGTTTCCGGTCACGATGCGGAGGCTTTCATCCGCGGCCAGCGCTTTCCCCTGCTCGGGCGCGTGACGATGGACCAGCTGATGGTCGACGTCACCGGCAGCGACGTGGCCGAGGGCGACGAGGTGGAAATGTTCGGCCCGAACATCCGCGTCGATGAAGTCGCCGCGAAGGCCGGCACCATTTCGTGGGAAATCCTCACCGGGATCACCCCACGTGTTGTCCGGGTTTATCATTGAGCCGTCGCCGCGGACGACGGATGGTGGAGGCACCATGAGATCTCTGCTCGCCTCGATTGTCCTTTTGGCCACGGCCACCGCCGCGGATCTGACCGCCATCCCGTTCAAGACCATTGACGGGAAAGAGAAGTCCCTCGCCGACTACAAGGGCAAGGTGGTGCTGGTGGTGAACACCGCCTCGAAGTGCGGACTCACGCCACAGTACGAAGCGCTGGAAACGATCTACGACAAGTATCGTAAGAAGGACTTCGTGATCCTCGGCTTTCCTTGCAACGACTTCAATGGCCAGGAGCCCGGCACCGAGAAGGAGATCGAGAAGTTCTGCAAGGACAAGTACGACATCAGCTTCCCGTTGATGGAGAAGATCCACGTGAAGGGCGAGGAGCAGCACCCGCTCTACGCCGCGCTGACCGGCAAGGACGGTGCCTTCCCCGGTGACGTGAAGTGGAACTTCGGCAAGTTCCTCATCGGCAAGGACGGCAAGCCGCTCGCCCGCTTCGAGCCCCAGACCAAGCCGGACGCCACCGAAGTGACCGAGGCGATCGAAAAGGCGCTGAAGTAACGCAACCCCTCTCAGGCCTGCTTTCCGGACGTCTCGTAGGCGGAAAGCAGGTCGTGGAACCTCTCGCCCTGCACTGCCACGTGGCTGCGCAAGGCTGCAGCGGCGACATCGGAGTCGCCAGCTTCGAGCGCCTTCAGGATGCCCGTGTGCTCCCGCATGGACTGCTGCATGCGCCCGCGGGCGTGAAGCTGCATGCGGCGGAAGGGACGCAGCCGCTTCTGCAAGCGCTGGGCCTCGGTGGCCAGGAAGCTGTTGCCCGCGGCCTTGTAGATGAGCTGGTGGAACTCCTCGTTGCGGTGATAGTAGGCGTCCGGATCCTGCTTCTCCATCGCCTGCTCGCAGGCACGTGCCGCGACGGAGAGCTCGGCCAGCGCGCCGGGTGAAATCCGCCGGGCGGCATGGCGACCGCACATCGCCTCCAGCTCGGCCATCACCTCGAACATCTCGACGAGCTCAACCACGCCGGGGTGGCGAACGAAGGCCCCGCGCCGCGGAATCAGCTCCACCAGGCCGGAGCCCGCCAGCATCCGGAGCGCCTCCCGCAAGGGCGTGCGCGAAACGCCGAAGCGGGTAGCGAGCGTCACCTCATCAAGGCGCTCCCCGTCCGAGAACTCGCCCTCGACGATGCGCTGCTCGAGGATTTCGCGGATTTCATCGGCACTTCGGCTCGGCATGGAGGCGGAGTGTAGAGACGAAAAGGAGCCGCGTCCAACACCCCATTTATTTTGTATACAAAATTTGGTCGACCTGCATTCTCGCGAAAACCCTGAACCCTCCCGATGGCCATCTACGGAACGGCTTTGTTATCCCTGTGCCTGCTTGTCGGCGTGCTGATTGGCAGAGTGCTGGGCTGGATGCTCGGCATTAACTCTGATGTCGGCGGCGTCGGCATCGCCATGCTCCTGCTGGTGCTGGTGACCGACCGGTTGAAGAGAGAAGGCAAGTTTCCCGAGCCTTCGGAAGCGGGCGTGCTCTTCTGGAGTTCGATTTACATTCCGGTGATCGTCGCGATGGCGGCATCGCAGAATGTCCGCGCTGCGTTTCACGGTGGCACGGCGGCCATGCTGGCGGGCACGCTGGCGGTGATCGCATGTGTCTCGCTGGTGCCGGTCTTTAGCAGGATCGGCGGCACGAAGGACGATGACTCTTCCTCCCTGAAATGAGCGAGTTCCTTCAATCGCTGCTCACGGACTACTCGCTCATCACGGGGTTCGCCGTGGTCGGCCTGATCGTGTGGGTCTCTTATCAGCTTTCGCGCAAGCTGACCCACGGTCGCTTGCATGGCTCGGCCATCGCTATCTTCATCGGGCTGGTGCTGGCCTACATCGGCGGGGAGATCACCAAGGATCAAGGCGGCAAGAAAGGCATCGCTGACATTCCCTCCTTGGCTGGCATCGGGCTGATGGGTGGCGCGATGCTGCGGGATTTCGCGATCGTGGCGACGGCGATGGGCGTCCATCTGCCGGAGCTGAAGCGTACCGGTCTGGCGGGTGTGCTGTCCCTGTTCACCGGGGTGTTCCTGTCGTTTTTCGTGGGTGCCTGCGTGGCATGGGCCTTCGGTTATCGTGATGCCGTCAGCATCACCACGCTGGGAGCCGGGGCGGCGACTTTCATCGTGGGACCCGTCACCGGCACAGCGATCGGAGCGAGCTCGGATGTCATCGCGCTCAGCATCGCCGCAGGTTTGACGAAGGCCATCCTGGTCATGGTCGGCACGCCGTTCGTGGCGCGTTTCATCGGCCTCAACAACCCGCGCACGGCGATGATTTACGGCGGCCTGATGGGCACCACCAGCGGCGTTTCCGGCGGCCTGGCGGCCACGGATCCGAAGCTGGTGCCGTACGGTGCGATGACCGCAACCTTCTACACGGGTCTCGGCTGCTTGCTCGGGCCGTCCGTGATGTACTTCACCATTCGATGGATCGTCGGCGCATGAAGGAACTTCCGCTCATCGCCCGGGCTCGCATTCACGGGGAACGCATCGCGATCCGGGAGGGAGAGCGCTCGTTCTCGTATGCCGAACTACTTGAAACCTCAGCATCAATTGCAGCCAGGCTGTTAGACGGGCGGCACGACTTGGAGGAAACGCGGGTGGGCCTGATGGCTCCGGCGGGCTTCGACTATGCCGCAATCCAATGGGCCATCTGGCGTGCTGGAGGAATCGTGGTGCCGCTTTCCGTGCATGCCACACCGCCCGAGCTGGCGCATGCGCTTGAGGACTCGGGAACTGAGCTCATCGTCACCACGGCCGAGCACGCCGCGCGCGTGGCAGGAAATGGCAGGCGCGTTTTTCTCGTAGATGAAATCGCGAAGGCCGCGCCATGTGATCTCCCGGAGATCGATCCACAACGGCGGGCGATGATCCTCTATACCAGCGGCACGACCAACAAGCCGAAGGGCGTGGTGAGCACTCACGCCAACCTGCAGGCGCAGATCGAGACGCTTGTGGAGGCATGGGCATGGCGGGCCGACGACCGCATCCCCTTGTTTCTCCCGCTGCACCACATCCACGGCATCGTGAATGTCCTCGGCTGTGCGCTGTGGTCCGGCGCGCTTGTGGAAACGTTCACACGCTTCGAAACGGATGTGGTGCTGCCTCGCGTCGCGGCCGGCGCTTATACCCTCTTCATGGCGGTGCCGACGATCTACTCGAAGCTGGCAGCTTTGTTAGATCGGGAGTCCGCAGCGCACGGGGCGGTGGTCCGTGGTTTCGCGGAAATGCGGTTGATGGTTTCCGGCTCAGCCGCATTGCCCGCCAGTCTCCACCGTCAATGGGAAGCGCTGACCGGACAGGTTTTGTTAGAGCGGTATGGCATGACGGAAACCGGGATGATCCTTTCCAATCCGCTGCACGGGGAACGTCGTCCGGGATCCGTCGGCATGCCATTGCCAGAAGTCGAGGTGCGCCTGCGCAACGAAGGTGGCGAGGACATCACCACGGAAGACGAGCCCGGTGAGATCCAGGTGCGAGGCCCCGGGGTTTTCCGCGAATACTGGGAACTTCCGCACGTCACCGACGATTCATTTGATGACGGCTGGTTCCGCACCGGCGACATGGCGGTCTTGGAGAAGGGCTACTACCGCATCCTCGGCCGGTTGTCCGTGGACATCATCAAGAGCGGCGGCTACAAGCTCTCCGCCCTGGAGATCGAGGCGGCCTTGTTAGATCACCCGGCGATCCGCGAGTGTGCGGTGGTCGGCCTCGCAGATGAAACGTGGGGCGAGACGGTCGCCGTCGCCGCAGCGCTCGAAACGGATACGGCAGTCCTGGGGCTGGAAGAACTCCAGCGTTGGGGCAAGGAACGGCTGTCACCCTACAAGCTGCCGCGCCATCTGCTGCTGGTGGAAAGCCTGCCGCGCAATGCCATGGGCAAGGTCGCCAAGCGGGAAGTGGAGCGCCTCTTCAGTGCGCCGCGCTAGGCAGTTCGCCTCCCCTCGTCCCGAGCCGATGCTATGGCTTTTCTGAATTTCCGTGGGTATGCACCGATTTAATTATTGTATACAATCGGATTGACGCCGCCACGAGGTCTCTGATTGAAATCCACCATGACCGAGAAACCCGCGGTCATTTCGTCCTTCGACCCTACCCCCGCATGCTGAGCCCTCGCGCTCGCGACATGCGTTTTCTGCCTCGCTGAGGCGTGGTCCCGATCCACGTCGCAGTGCTCTCCATACAACCGAACCCATGATGACTCCTCGCTCCTTCCCCGCGGGGTGGCGACCGGCGCTCCTTGCCGGCCTTTTCGCCGCCCTCATCCCGTCGCTCCATGCGCGCACCTGGCTCGTTGACCTCGGGCCGAACAATACGACCGACGGCAACGTTACTCCGTCCGGCACCCCGGTGATCAACCCCGGCAACGGCAGCACCGGCGTGGCCGATAGCAACGGCAACTACTGGAACAACGTGGTGGGAGCCGGCAATACCGGTGGCCCTGTCGCGATGAGCTACCTGCGGCTGATCGACACCACCAACGCCTCCACGAAGGTCGGCCTGACGCTCGGGCCCAACTGGAAATCCAACGGCATCCTGAACGGTGGCTTGCTCAATCCCGATCCCGCGAAGCTCGGAAACTTCGCGATCGCCAAGGCCACCCAGGATTACCTCTTCGTCGACGGTGCCAATGGCAACTACGCGACGCTGAATCTGAACAACCTGGATCCAGGCAAGCTCTACAATCTCCGCCTCTTCGGCACCCGGGACAATGCCGGGATCAGAAAGACCCTCTACTCGGTCGCGGCGGGCAATGGCGTCTTCAGCACCGTGCTGCAGACCTCCGGATCCGATCTGGTGAGCGCCACTGACGGCAACGACAGCACCATCGCTTCCCTCAATGGCCTCCAAACCGACGCCAGTGGCCAGCTCACGCTCCGTGTCACCGCGATGGAGGGCGCCTTCGCCTACCTCGGCATTCTCGAGCTCACCGAGGGCGATCCAGTGACGCCTATCGTCAACAAGACGGTGCGCGTGGACTTCGGCAAGCATGACGGGACCAACGGCAATGCCACGGCCAGCCCGGACGTCTTCGGCAAGTACTGGAACAACTTCGGCTTGGTAGCCAACGGCAGCACCGTGTCCAACCTCGTCACCACGACGAATGCGGCCACCACCATGGGCATCACGCTCACTTCGGCGAACTGGCAGAACAATGGCATCTTGAACGGAGGACTCACCACTGCCAACGGACAGCCGCCGCTGGCATCCCGCCTCGGCGAACTTGCGGTGGAAACCGCCACGCAGGATTACCTCTTCAACAGTGGCGCGACCGGTTTCACCACCAATCTCAAGGTCACCGGACTCAACCCCACGAAGCAGTATTCCATGCGCTTCTTCGGTACGCGGAATGCCACCGATGTCCGTCGTTCCACCTACACGATCACCGCGGGCAACGGCACCTTCGCCGGCACTCTGCAGACCACCGGCACAGGCGTCGGCAATGGCCTCGGCGGCGATGACGGCAACGCTACCTACAACGGCAACAACCGCAGCACTGTCGCCCTCGGCGGCATGCAGCCGACCACCGCCGGCGAACTGAGTCTGGCACTCAGCGTGGCAGAGGGCGGCTTCGCCTACCTCGGCATCCTTGAGATCGTCGAAGGCATCTCCGTCCCGCCGCTGGCGCTGGACGGCGAGGTCAATCGCTGGACCGCCCAGGACGCCGTAGATCCGGTCGCTCCGGGAGGCGTGCTCTTCGTGGGCAGCTCGAGCATCCGCCGCTGGGAAAACCTGACGAAGGACTTCGCGGACTACCGCATCGTCCAGCGTGGCTTCGGTGGCTCGCAGTTCTCGGACCTCAATCCGATCGTCAACCGGATCGTCACGCCTTACCAGCCGTCGGCCATCGTCGTCTTCGAAGGCACG from Luteolibacter sp. Y139 includes the following:
- the madM gene encoding malonate transporter subunit MadM; translated protein: MSEFLQSLLTDYSLITGFAVVGLIVWVSYQLSRKLTHGRLHGSAIAIFIGLVLAYIGGEITKDQGGKKGIADIPSLAGIGLMGGAMLRDFAIVATAMGVHLPELKRTGLAGVLSLFTGVFLSFFVGACVAWAFGYRDAVSITTLGAGAATFIVGPVTGTAIGASSDVIALSIAAGLTKAILVMVGTPFVARFIGLNNPRTAMIYGGLMGTTSGVSGGLAATDPKLVPYGAMTATFYTGLGCLLGPSVMYFTIRWIVGA
- a CDS encoding GDSL-type esterase/lipase family protein, with the translated sequence MMTPRSFPAGWRPALLAGLFAALIPSLHARTWLVDLGPNNTTDGNVTPSGTPVINPGNGSTGVADSNGNYWNNVVGAGNTGGPVAMSYLRLIDTTNASTKVGLTLGPNWKSNGILNGGLLNPDPAKLGNFAIAKATQDYLFVDGANGNYATLNLNNLDPGKLYNLRLFGTRDNAGIRKTLYSVAAGNGVFSTVLQTSGSDLVSATDGNDSTIASLNGLQTDASGQLTLRVTAMEGAFAYLGILELTEGDPVTPIVNKTVRVDFGKHDGTNGNATASPDVFGKYWNNFGLVANGSTVSNLVTTTNAATTMGITLTSANWQNNGILNGGLTTANGQPPLASRLGELAVETATQDYLFNSGATGFTTNLKVTGLNPTKQYSMRFFGTRNATDVRRSTYTITAGNGTFAGTLQTTGTGVGNGLGGDDGNATYNGNNRSTVALGGMQPTTAGELSLALSVAEGGFAYLGILEIVEGISVPPLALDGEVNRWTAQDAVDPVAPGGVLFVGSSSIRRWENLTKDFADYRIVQRGFGGSQFSDLNPIVNRIVTPYQPSAIVVFEGTNDIRAGGKTGEQVFSDFQTFVTSVRAQQPTVPICYIGITPVPSFFNDPAHDPRRRTANSLIKAYCESDPNLKLYFFNTNALLDDLHDNNPTEWNTYFVDDTHMNRKGYAHFTSVIKPALQAILAPNKTVTANPNTLVAGEKLFFDFGPTDIVNGDATNAPDANGNRWNNWYPTNGGVGIHAGEHLPNLVRSTGTNTGIRMVMSGGFLCNGKTPFGGLYAPQSSLLGELATETATEDFFYCSANDINDATSDDMPGGFMLEGLNPALSYEFRFLGARSNAQVRITKYDVYGSNSGTANLTTSGTGIGSTGGDNNDNHVAVISGIRPDAFGQVWVDLTLVQGDFAYINAMQITASTPAVSQTPVESWRSSHFTAEELGNPELEATVWGNNADPDSDGRVNLLEYACGTDPKGSDTNPTGFALEDEGGSFVTLTYQRNLAATDVSYLVQKADNLVDWFGVADSSVSTAGGIETRKATVDRTGLSKLCLRLKVELVAAE
- a CDS encoding acyl-CoA synthetase, which gives rise to MKELPLIARARIHGERIAIREGERSFSYAELLETSASIAARLLDGRHDLEETRVGLMAPAGFDYAAIQWAIWRAGGIVVPLSVHATPPELAHALEDSGTELIVTTAEHAARVAGNGRRVFLVDEIAKAAPCDLPEIDPQRRAMILYTSGTTNKPKGVVSTHANLQAQIETLVEAWAWRADDRIPLFLPLHHIHGIVNVLGCALWSGALVETFTRFETDVVLPRVAAGAYTLFMAVPTIYSKLAALLDRESAAHGAVVRGFAEMRLMVSGSAALPASLHRQWEALTGQVLLERYGMTETGMILSNPLHGERRPGSVGMPLPEVEVRLRNEGGEDITTEDEPGEIQVRGPGVFREYWELPHVTDDSFDDGWFRTGDMAVLEKGYYRILGRLSVDIIKSGGYKLSALEIEAALLDHPAIRECAVVGLADETWGETVAVAAALETDTAVLGLEELQRWGKERLSPYKLPRHLLLVESLPRNAMGKVAKREVERLFSAPR